The following nucleotide sequence is from Mytilus galloprovincialis chromosome 12, xbMytGall1.hap1.1, whole genome shotgun sequence.
TACCCTGACAGGCTTTCTTTAATTTCTCGATCAGCGGTAGCacaaatcatttttttgtgtGGTTACCCTTTTCCATCAAGCAATAATATAACTGTAAAGGCCTGTTCTAATTTTATGTTACTTGCTATTTGTTAAACTTCTTTAACTGTTTTGCAATCATTACCTTTGGCCAAGTATAAAGTCTAACATACTGACATGAGTTTTTATTAGAAATATCACTGTAGTACAATAATTTTAAACCTCTATAATTTGGagcttagcgtcactgatgagtcgtaagtagacgaaatgcgcgtatggcgtattacattataagCCTTGATGTCTTAATCATAAAATTAAATTCATCCTTGCCAAAATTTACGGATGATTTGGTTGAACGTAAAGAAATATCTGTCACAAACTATCCTAGATATGTTCCACTTTCCATatgcgatttaaaaaaaatctattctcAGGAAAAGTACTGTCTTGTGAGTCAGTAACAGAAACAAATTATTGTTTCTTTGATCAGAGAACAATGTGACATCGTAGTGCATTTACCTTTGTCAAcgtaaattaaaaaattaaaatcaaagcgTGTGTAAGCACTGACAGGTAAAGATTGCTTACTTTATCAGTGGGAAGTGAAATCAAATACTGCATTTTATTaagcatttttatgccccacctacgatagtagaggggcattatgttttctggtctgtgcgtccgttcgttcgtccgtctgtccgttcgttcgtccgtctgtcccgcttcaggttaaagtttttggtcaaggtagtttttgatgaggttgaagtccaatcgacttcaaacttagtatacatgttccctatgatatgatctttttaattttaatgccaaattagagggtttaccccaatttcacggtccactgaacatagaaattgatagtgcgagtggggcattcgtgtactggggacacattcttgtttgtatttgataaaataactATAATTATGGATAAAAGAAGATTACTCCAATCTTACGGAttactttaacaatgacatcattgaaAGTTTATACTAGATCTTAGATTCCTTTGTAACACAGGTTATGTAATTTTCTTAGCAAGCATAACATCATTTTGTAACTTGGATTTTTGAGCATATATTGTATTGAGATACATTTCTGGAAATATTCTTGGATAGGATGTTTCGAATGTGATACTAGTTATCAATGCACTATATGTTTTTTTGTATCTCAAAAGTAGTGGTaaaccttggaagatttagatattaTGGTCGTACCATATGGTTCATGCAAGTCTTGTTTACCAAAAAATCGTAGTTTTCTTGCTCTATCCAACAACTTTGTTTCTCGCTTTGTTTACAGTGCAGTGAACTACATTTTGgacaaatgaaaacaatataattataataGAAAAGTCTATCGGCTCCAACATATGAATaactttgcatcggaaataaacacatttattctaaaaccagttctTGGCATGATACAGGTAATTCTATTACGTCATATCACTTCCGCCATCAGATGAGAAGCACTGCGCAACCGCAACCTCAGTGTACTGTCAACTTTCGTTGAGGACTGACGTGTGTTAGTAACCTCGTATTGCAACCTTgaaaattgatttgttatttaaTTATATGACTTCGAGGAAGtcaattaataaatttattgaaGATTTAATGTGATTAAATCtggtttataattttttatagaaattatttTCATTCTCGTGTGGGTTTGAGATTACTATTCTGTAAACAAATATGGCGGACGCCATGATACAGTCTCGTGATAAGAAATCAGAGAAAACGCCTGATAAGAAGGCATCAAGTGTAGACGATGACTATTTAAGATTAGAGGATGAAGATGCTTTACTCTTTGATAAACCAAAGGAGGCTAAAACAAGGTCGAAAACTTCTAAGGCTTCGTCCAAGTCTGCTTCTCAGGGGAAGCCCCCTTCCTCGAGTACGCCGTCCACTTCTAAAGCAAAGTCTAGTACTAGTAGTGTCAGTGGTGACGCtaataataacaatgaaatgCTAGATATACTGAAGCAGATAAGATCTGAACAAGTAAAAACCAACAGTAGGGTTGATAACATGCACAAGAGAATAGACGCTCTTTATGATGATGAATATCAATATGATGATGAAAATCAAAATGAGTCTGATTGTTATGATGACGCTTGTGACGAGGTCCAAGCAGATAATGAAAAAAGTGATGAACCCCCTAGTAAGAAACAAAAATCTGACTCTTGTGAAGAGACAAGATTTGCTAGCATGAGCAAAAAATTTAGGTCTGGTGAAAAGTATGCACCATCTATTAATGAACAGTTGGCTAATAATATAACTGATATTTTTAGAAATGGGATTTCTTCTGAGAGATTTTCAGATCTCATGAAAGATGAGAAACTTCAGAGACCACAAAATTGTGACGGTCTCGTTACTGTTCAAACTGACCAGGTTATTTGGGATATTTTAAGTCCCGAGACTAAAACAGTCGATAACAAAATGAAAACTATTCAGTCTGTAGTTGTGAAGACAGCTACTGTCATGGCtaaagttattaataaactagATTTAATGTTAGAGAAAGAGGAGTGTACTGAGCATAGTAATATGTTAGACGACTGTATGGATTCACTCGCTCTGATGGGGCATGCTAACAGATTAGTATGCTTGATGAGAAGAACTCTCATGAAGTATGATATCATTGGTGAATATGGACATTTGCTGAATGCTACAGTCCCTTATGATAAAAACCTATTTGGTGGTGATGTGGTCAAAACTGTTGATGATATTGGCAAGTGTAGtagaatatcaaataaaatcCGAGGAAGGGGTGGTTTCAACAGTGGCTTTAATAGAGGCGGTCGTAGACCTTGGTATTTTAGGATCTCTGGTAGAGGCACAGGCCGTGGTAGAGGTGTCGGCCGTGGTAGAGCATCTCGTGCAGGCTCAGATAAGACTGGAGAATCAAAAAACTCCAGGTGGACTCACAACAAATACAGATATTAAAACCTGATGTTGTGAGTATAAATTTTGTAGCAGGtagattgaaaaattatataaataaatgggaAGAAATTACTTCAGACAGTAATATTTTAGATATTGCTCATAAATGTCCCATTGAGTTTATTGATGGTATACATCCTATTCAAAATCAAGCAACTATTAGAAACATAGTAGCAAATGATAATAATACTAGAATAATAGATGCAGAAATTCAAAATTTACTGAATATTAAAGTAATTGAAAAGGTAAAATCTATTGAAGGAGAATATATTTCACCAATATTTGTGACACCAAAAAAGAATGGTGAATATCGGATGatactaaatttaaaaaagttaaatgaaCATGTAGAGTATCACCATTTTAAAATGGACACTTTTGAAATGGCATtgcatttgataaaacaaaactgttacaTGGCTAGTGTCGATCTGCGCCATGCTTATTATTCAGTGCCCATTGATGAgcaatatcaaaaatatttgagATTTATTTGGAAAGGTTCTATTTATCAATATACTTGCTTACCAAATGGGTTGGCAAGTGCACCACGTTTATTCACAAAACTTATGAAAGTGGTATATGCTACACTCCGCAGATCAGGTCATATCAATATAGGTTATATTGATGATTCTTTATTGATAGGCGATACAATTGCAGAGTGTAGTCTAAATATCCAAGATACTGTGAAATTGGTATCTGATTTGGGATTCATAGTACATGAGAAAAAATCTGTTCTTATACCTACaaagaaaattcaatttttaGGGTTTTTGATAGACTCTGAAAAAATGATTGTCACTTTAACACTAGACAAAAAAGAAATGATACATGAAGAAAGTCAAAAATTACTTTCAAAACAAATCTCTAAAATAAGAGAAGTTGCTAGTTATATAGGCTTGATAATCTCAAGTTTTTCTGCTGTTGATTATGGTCAACTGTATTATAGAgatattgaaatagaaaaaatacatgCCTTAAAGATGGCTAAGGGCAATTTTGATGTCAATATGGAAATAactgataaaatgaaaaaagaaattatttggtGGTCATGTAATATTTATACACAGTCCAGAGTTTTGGACAGAGTTAATCCacaaattattttacaaactGATGCTTCACTCTCTGGCTGGGGAGCAGTACTTATTGACAACAAAACAGGAGGTAGATGGACCCCTGATGaacaaaaatatcatataaattatttagaattactagcaattttgtatggtttgaaatcATTTGAAtctcaattaaaatgttttacacatGTGAAAATATTAACTGACAATACTACAGCAGTAAGCTATGTCAATAAAATGGGTGGAATTAAGTCAATATGTTGTAACACTATTGCAAAATCTATTTGGTTTTGGGCAAAGAAACACAATGTGTGGCTCACTGCTAGCCACATTGCTGGAACTGAAAATACTATTGCTGATGCTGAATCTAGAAAGTTCAATGATCAAGTTGAATGGCAGTTAAACAAAGACATTTTTTGTGATATATGTGAACTGTGGGGTGACCCCCAAATTGATTTATTTGCATCTCGCCTAAACTCACAATTGAAAAGGTTTTGTTCATGGAAACCTGACCCTGATGCTAGTTTTATAGATGCTTTTTCTATAGACTGGAGTGACTTTAAATGCTATTTATTTCCTCCTTTCAGTTTACTAGGCAGATGTGTACAGAAGATCTTGAAAGACAAGACAACAGTTATTTTAGTAGCGCCGTTATGGCCGACTCAAGCATGGTTTACTCTGGTGATGCAGATGTTAATCGATACACCCATACTGGTTATAGCAAGGAAAGATCTACTGACTCTTCCTTACAAAGACACTGTCCATCCATTGAACAAAACATTGAATCTAATGATATGTCATGTATCAGGAAACAGTTTATTGACAGAGGAATTTCGACAAAAACTGCCAGCATCATGTTATGCTCTTGGAGAAAAAGCACTAAAAAACAGTACAAAGTATTTGTCAAAAAGTGGTTTTCTTACTGTCGTGAAAGGAAAATTAGTGAAGTTCAAATTTCTATAAATATAGTGCTTGATTATTTGactattttatatgaaaatggtCTTGGCTACAGTTCCATAAATACAGCAAGATCTGCTCTTTCTGCACTAGGTTTAGTGATAGATAATGTCCTTGTAGGAGCACATCCTTTAGTAGTCAGATTCATGAAAGGAGTTTATAATCTTAGACCTACAAAATCTAAGAACATTTGTGTATGGGATGTATCATTAGTTTTGAACTACTTGAGAAAGCTTTCACCTGTAAATATGTTAACTTTACAAGAAGTAACGTTGAAGCTCGTTATGTTGATAGCATTAACAAATGCTACTCGTGTACAAACACTGAAGTTTTTAAGTGTTGACTGTATGGAAAAATTGAGGGatgaatttgtttttcatttagatgttttattaaaacagtCTAGACCAGGATATAAGAATCCAGATGTCAAACTGAGAGCTTTTCCTCCAGATAGGAGGTTGTGTGTATATACTGTTTTGAAAGAATACATTAAACGTACTAGAATTTTGCGTGTTCACACTAAGCAGTTGCTTATCAGTTACATTAAGCCGCATAAAGCAGTTACTTGCAGCACTATTTCCCGTTGGATTAAAGTAGTTTTGCAAAAATCGGGTATAGACACTCGACAATTTAGTGCTCATTCAGTGAGATCTGCAGCTACGTCTAAAGCTAAACTGTACAATGTTTCTTTAGCTGATATTATGAGTAAAGCGGGTTGGACAAATGTGAATACTTTTGCAACTTTCTATAACAAGAGAATTATAAATTCTAATAGTTTTGATGTAAATGTGTTGAATAactgatttgtttacatttatatatataaaagttactattgaaaattttttgagTGTGCTTTAAAATCTCATCTGATGGCGGAAGTGATATGACGTAATAGAATTACTAAATTAAACGATACTTACCTTGGTTAAAGTTGAAGTTTAATTTGAATTCTATGTAGTCATAGAATCACTGAAGTGATCAGATGCCACCACCCTCCCTACAGCTGTGTAGTTGATAGggcttatatatatatgctattgGTAGAGTACCACTTGGCTTTATCATCAAAAAATTTGTATCTTTAAAGACTGAGGTTGCGGTTGCGCAGTGCTTCTCATCTGATCACTTCAGTGATTCTATGACTACATAGAATTCAAATTAAACTTCAACTTTAACCAAGGTAAGTATCGTTTAATTtagtaatgttcttctcatatgttttatgatggtctgatactaaacccctaatgggtTGGATTGTACTTGATCTTCATATTattaagacataatctttcaatcagttttattgaGGTATGTGAGTAGATGGCATGCAgtcctttgtttatttatgtatgattgtcattttgcttagtttcttttgttattaaTTCAGAAATTGCATTCGGACTGCTTTTTATACTGAGAAATAtaaggagagggttgagatctgacCAACATCTgtaactctgtcgcattttttagcctgtcccaagtcaggagcctctggcatttttcttgtatttctttttattttagttcctttgtatgtttttttagtttagtgtgacgttcattttcactTAACTAGCCCACAATTTTATTTAgtggccagctgaggaccactttcgggtgcgggattttccTATCGCGTTGAATACCAATTGGTGaactttggctgttgtctgctcttctgtcgggttgttgtttctttgacatattcataTTCATTCAAAAACCCATTTCTGTAATTCAGTATCACAGTTGCAGacatactttttttgttttatattttcaaactgCACCCAATCACCACTTAAACTAAAAAGTTATGCTCCAAGTCTTTTCAACATGTCATTTTATACCACTACTTTATATTTATGCAATAAAATATGGAGAAAGAAACTTGGAGAGtgtttgacaataaaatgcaagttttacaGTCggcactagggactatatttgtagacaacaaAATCAAAAGACGATAACTGTGTCTAAGCAAtctaggtaatctattcctgtgttaaaaattattatgCTGGTTCGATATATGACCATAACGGTATTTGTctcaaaaataaatatcaatatgaTCCAAGTTAAAATCCAAGCGTCCTCTTTTCTAAGATTGTAAtattaacaatatatatttatcataagcAAATTGGCGAGTTTTAAATTTTGAGGCGCATCTGCTTGCCTTTCCAAGTGATCCCATTGTTTTGGTTGTGTTCTTCAGCCTAATGTTTATTTTTGAGCGTTTTATcttattgtttgtattttgtcGTTTTATGGTTTTTTAAATATAGTGttgtcattcttttttatgaacttttataGTCCCTTTTCATAAATACTCATCAGAAACATaaggaaaataaaattcaactttGGTTAAAATCATATTATGTTTTGTTGATTGTTCcataaataacaatgtaaaaatcCATAATTCCAAAAACCACTTTAAGACCAACAGTAAATACATATATTATCATACAACAAAGACTTATAAGTGcttttatactttagaaaatattttgaatttgaccTTTATATGATACAGAAACATCAGTAAAATGTTGTTATCTCCCTTAGTATCGGAAGTCaccttaagggggctcgcgggtctaaatcaaaatttttatttaatataggatttctctatatttttctataaacgaactttatcttatacttaatagaaaaatgaaataaaaaaatggggtcaccgttcatttacgctcacaatctgccatctagagaagcatgcatttttgttaatgtcctttttttctgttgaactaataggagaaatatcggtaatatcgaaataaaaaaagaactaaattacagaaatcgcttaaattttacaattatttagtttatgtacagcttattcgaaaacaaaagtaaaaaatataggtcaccgatgagttaaaaaagatatttcaattttaaagccaaaaaatggcatttttgcaccaaagggagataatttgaagctttttcaatgaaatcaatattttaaaagtcacctggggccaacacgaattgctttttttttaatgtcttttggatcatatgataaagtaacaactactgaaggtaataaataaaatttgtaatgaaaaattaaagtttatttttttcggaaaatcttatacccgcgagcctccttaaatcaGTTTCTGACCTGAAAGTTAGATGTCAAAATGTGTTATTCATATCATGCCAGTACCTAACCAATAGACTATTAGCATCCTCAAGTAGTATCttctttacattatttttttttcagtcttcAATATCCTTTGACCAAGTGGTACTAATATAAATGTATAACACATATTCAGATGGGTGTTTTGGCTAACACATTGTAGCTACCCTTAGAATTTTACTTGgatgtttacagaaaaaaataacacatATATAGCAATATAGTATTTATTTAGATCTAATACACATCAATTTATTAAGCTTCTCAAAcgttataaataaaacaacaataaagataGCAAAATCATTCCTCAGTCTGAAACTTCTCCTTCTgttataaaataaacaactaGTTAAAATGTTGGCTCTACATCTTTAAACATAAGATGCAGGGCATTTTTGTACatcagaatttagaaaaaaatgtgaactagtgTTTATCAGAAGTTGATGCTTAGAAAACCTGGGATGAAAATAGATAATCATGTATATAAATTTTCTACCACTTTCATTCATTGAgacatacaagtattttttttacttttttattatcaaataatatttttttattaattcatcaCAAAATTCAGTGATTTCTGTAAATATTGTGATACTGAATCAGATGTATACATTGTTCACATTTTAAAAGCGTTCCATAATCATTTGATAAGTAATCACAGCAATCTCACAAATGGGCCTCGCTGGCCAAGTGGTcaaagtagttctactactgtaaccactaaatatatatatatagctagccAGTCAACAGAGGTTGTTAGTTTGAACCCAGCTCTGCAGGTGCACAAGACTCTTATCCTTATTGACTAAGATTGTCGGTGGTTTTCTTAGGGCTTGAAATAGCCCCaaaagtggtgcttaaaagtggcaataaaacaccaacaaccaatcaatcaatatctCTGCATCCTACTTTATATATAATGATGGTTTGAAGATTTCAGGTAAGATAAAGGATGATATAGTCAACATTACAACATTATAACAtggaaaatttgtttttttctttttatctgatTCCAGGCttattttttttggttcaatAGAAGTTattctatcaaaatatttaagtaaaATCTCTTAACActgttttaataataaataaaatcaaacaagaaaTTACATCACTTTataaaactgtcatattttttcaatattattataaaactgcactgaaataagagaaaacattgttttcagataaaaaaaaaactagaggctctaaagagcctgtgtcgctcaccttggtctataacagtactttctgtggaaaatgttattgaaaatcttcaaattttaagaaaattgttaaaaattgactatgaagggcaataactccttagggggtcaattgactattttggtcatactgacttatttttagttcttactttgctgtacattattgctgttacagtttatctctatctataataatattcaagataataacaaaaaaaacagcaaaatttcctcaaaattaccaattcaggggcagcaacctaacaaccgattatccgattcatctgaaaattccagggcagatagatcgtgacctgatcaacaattttacttcctgtcagatttgcccttaatgctttggtttttgagttacaagccaaaaactgcattttacccccatgttttattttaagccatggcggccatcttggtttgttggctgagttaccggacacatttttttaactagataccccaatgatgattatggctaagtttggttaaatttggcccagtagtttcagaggagaagatttttctaaaagattactaagatttacgaaaaatggttaaaaattgactataaagggcaataactcctaaagtggtcaactgaccatttttgtcatgttgacttatttgtagatcttactttgctgaacattattgctgtttacagtttatctctatctataataatattcaagataataaccaactagaggctctaaagagcctgtgtagctcaccttggtctatgtgaatattaaacaatggacacaggtggattcatgacaaaattgtgttttggtgatggtgatgtgtttgtagatcttactttactaaacattcttgctgcttacaattatctctatctataacagtactttctgtggaaaatgttattgaaaatcttcaaattttaagaaaattgttaaaaattgactatgaagggcaagaACTCCTTAGAgcgtcaattgactattttggtcatactgacttatttttagttcttactttgctgtacattattgccgtttacagtttaattctatctatattaatattcaagataataacaaaaaaacagcaaaatttcctcaaaattaccaattcaggggcagcaacctaacaaccgattatctgatttatctgaaaatttcagggcagatagatcttgacctgatcaacaattttaattcctgtcagatttgctcgtaatgctttggtttttgagttataagccaaaaactgcatttttacctccattttctatttttagccatggcggccatcttggtttgttggtcGAGTTACCAGACCccttttttaactagataccccaatgatgattatggctaagtttggttaaatttggcccagtaatttcagaggagcagatttttctaaaagattactaagatttacgaaaaatggttaaaaattgactataaaaggcaataactcctaaagtggtcaactgaccattttggtcatgttgacttatttgtagatcttactttgctgaacattattggtgtttacagtttatctctatctataataatattcaagataataaccaaaaaacagcaaaatttccttaaaattaccatttcaggggcagcaaccc
It contains:
- the LOC143053446 gene encoding uncharacterized protein LOC143053446; translated protein: MADAMIQSRDKKSEKTPDKKASSVDDDYLRLEDEDALLFDKPKEAKTRSKTSKASSKSASQGKPPSSSTPSTSKAKSSTSSVSGDANNNNEMLDILKQIRSEQVKTNSRVDNMHKRIDALYDDEYQYDDENQNESDCYDDACDEVQADNEKSDEPPSKKQKSDSCEETRFASMSKKFRSGEKYAPSINEQLANNITDIFRNGISSERFSDLMKDEKLQRPQNCDGLVTVQTDQVIWDILSPETKTVDNKMKTIQSVVVKTATVMAKVINKLDLMLEKEECTEHSNMLDDCMDSLALMGHANRLVCLMRRTLMKYDIIGEYGHLLNATVPYDKNLFGGDVVKTVDDIGKCSRISNKIRGRGGFNSGFNRGGRRPWYFRISGRGTGRGRGVGRGRASRAGSDKTGESKNSRWTHNKYRY